In Candidatus Binatia bacterium, a single window of DNA contains:
- a CDS encoding SMP-30/gluconolactonase/LRE family protein: MIEVDELETQHQRALAAAERAPMNERYTGRARSALFAPLALALLLSACAPSQFAPVAWEPTPSSVAENVQGFGPLKLLPTLDGHGPETIVVGPDDWLYTGVKDGRILRFRPDGVEMEVFANTGGRANGLAFDGDGNLIVADSYRGLLSIDPHGTVQVLATEAEDQPFVFPDGLDIEANGTIWFTDATSRYPDGEFHYEILEGQRTGRLISYDPATRTIEVRASMLRFPNGVALGPGDEYILVNEMLAYRTLRHWIRGSKAGTTEVFVDGYSGLPDDIRLADDGLFWVAFAGYRISLLDWIQPYPRIKSALAHGLGWAVPDTDSPMILNPAFAIAIDAQGEVVHRLRDESHTFLGSTSVLEFRDKLFIGSISMNAVAVAPRPARHAAGRGGGAA; this comes from the coding sequence ATGATTGAGGTTGATGAACTCGAAACCCAACACCAACGTGCGCTTGCGGCGGCTGAACGTGCGCCGATGAATGAGCGCTACACTGGTCGAGCGCGGAGTGCTCTCTTCGCACCCTTGGCCCTCGCGCTTCTCCTCTCCGCCTGCGCCCCCTCCCAGTTCGCACCGGTGGCTTGGGAGCCAACGCCTTCGAGCGTCGCCGAGAACGTTCAGGGGTTCGGTCCCCTCAAGCTGCTTCCCACGCTGGACGGCCACGGCCCGGAGACCATCGTTGTTGGACCAGATGACTGGCTCTATACGGGCGTCAAGGACGGTCGTATCCTGCGCTTCCGTCCCGATGGGGTTGAGATGGAGGTGTTTGCCAATACCGGGGGCCGCGCGAATGGCCTGGCGTTCGACGGCGACGGGAATCTCATCGTTGCGGACTCCTACCGCGGCCTTCTCTCCATCGACCCGCACGGAACGGTGCAGGTTCTAGCGACCGAAGCGGAGGACCAGCCTTTCGTGTTTCCCGACGGGCTCGACATCGAGGCGAATGGGACGATCTGGTTCACCGATGCCACTTCAAGATACCCGGATGGAGAGTTCCACTACGAGATCCTCGAGGGACAAAGGACGGGCCGGCTCATTTCGTACGATCCAGCAACGAGAACGATCGAAGTACGTGCGAGCATGCTGCGCTTCCCCAACGGCGTCGCCTTGGGTCCCGGCGACGAGTACATCCTGGTCAACGAGATGCTCGCATATCGCACTCTCCGGCACTGGATTCGCGGCTCGAAGGCTGGAACGACCGAGGTCTTCGTCGATGGGTACTCGGGCCTGCCCGATGACATTCGCCTGGCGGACGATGGTCTCTTCTGGGTCGCCTTCGCCGGATACAGAATTTCGCTCCTCGATTGGATACAGCCATACCCCCGGATCAAGAGCGCCCTCGCGCATGGCCTGGGCTGGGCCGTTCCCGACACCGACAGCCCAATGATCTTGAATCCCGCCTTCGCGATCGCGATTGACGCCCAAGGAGAGGTCGTCCACCGCTTACGCGACGAGTCACACACGTTCCTCGGGTCCACCAGCGTCCTTGAGTTCCGCGACAAGCTCTTCATCGGAAGCATCTCGATGAACGCAGTAGCGGTCGCGCCTCGCCCCGCGCGACACGCAGCGGGGCGGGGCGGGGGGGCAGCATGA
- a CDS encoding helix-turn-helix domain containing protein — translation MVSFDIDAALSRALAEPDTRRAEILRAAETQFAERGFEGVRVRDVAAAAGVNIATLHLHWKSKAVLYESVCRLHARLLFQFAGENGDTSRGLEDFVEDAIEFLTAHPHIASLALQSVADQTPPEVPSLFSHDVSAFRAIEEMAREKFGGTATELEPMLVVLSVFYFTSVLFCDSPLQRALLGGSVYDDQEVQQRIGRFVKVMVAQLMGAPNADSAPERIKR, via the coding sequence ATGGTCAGCTTCGATATCGACGCCGCACTCAGCCGGGCCCTCGCAGAGCCCGATACGCGCCGTGCCGAGATCCTTCGGGCCGCGGAGACGCAGTTCGCCGAACGAGGCTTCGAGGGTGTCCGGGTTCGAGACGTGGCCGCCGCGGCGGGCGTCAACATCGCCACGCTTCACCTTCACTGGAAGAGCAAGGCCGTCCTCTACGAGTCCGTTTGTCGGCTGCATGCTCGGTTGCTCTTCCAATTCGCTGGCGAGAATGGGGACACGAGCCGAGGCCTGGAAGACTTCGTCGAGGATGCGATCGAGTTCCTCACCGCTCACCCCCACATCGCGTCCCTCGCCCTGCAGAGCGTTGCCGATCAAACGCCACCCGAGGTTCCGTCCCTCTTTAGTCACGATGTGTCCGCGTTTCGAGCCATAGAAGAGATGGCCCGCGAGAAGTTCGGAGGGACGGCGACCGAGTTGGAGCCGATGCTCGTGGTGCTCTCGGTCTTCTACTTCACTTCCGTCCTGTTCTGTGACTCGCCCCTTCAACGAGCACTGCTCGGGGGCTCCGTTTACGACGACCAAGAGGTGCAACAGCGAATCGGTCGGTTTGTGAAAGTGATGGTCGCGCAGCTGATGGGAGCCCCGAATGCAGACTCGGCTCCGGAGAGGATAAAGAGATGA
- a CDS encoding GDSL-type esterase/lipase family protein — translation MNRATTSASRKSGRDGVFFGDSIVQMLQLVSGQHFVWWQLRGSHALMGAAVAGDLVRHSLGRLWAVVPTAKLVALQIGTNDHASLNSDRVKTLEGIARVVAKASRLVPDAVILLVAISPTPDAARYEKNQLANSLIATLADGGRVRFVDPTPLVDRTDPE, via the coding sequence TTGAACCGCGCGACGACGAGCGCATCCCGGAAATCGGGCCGGGACGGGGTCTTTTTCGGGGACTCTATCGTCCAGATGCTTCAGCTCGTCTCAGGCCAGCACTTTGTTTGGTGGCAGCTCAGGGGCAGCCACGCACTGATGGGAGCGGCGGTTGCCGGTGACTTGGTGCGGCACAGCCTGGGACGGTTATGGGCCGTCGTGCCGACGGCGAAGCTTGTCGCACTCCAGATCGGCACGAACGATCACGCCTCACTCAATTCAGATCGGGTCAAGACGCTGGAGGGCATCGCGCGTGTCGTAGCCAAGGCTTCTCGCCTCGTTCCGGATGCCGTAATCCTGCTCGTCGCCATATCTCCCACGCCCGACGCCGCCCGGTACGAAAAAAACCAGCTCGCCAATTCCTTGATCGCCACACTCGCCGACGGGGGCCGCGTACGATTCGTCGATCCGACTCCGTTAGTAGACAGGACCGACCCAGAATAG
- a CDS encoding sulfatase-like hydrolase/transferase, with the protein MGEVRQALRDNGVEDDTLVLFSSDHGGAHYTGLPEINVPYRGWKMIFFEGEAHSFFFAK; encoded by the coding sequence ATCGGCGAAGTCCGGCAAGCGCTGCGGGACAATGGGGTGGAAGACGATACCCTGGTCCTCTTCTCAAGTGATCATGGCGGTGCCCACTACACCGGCCTGCCCGAGATCAACGTTCCTTACCGGGGCTGGAAAATGATCTTCTTCGAGGGCGAGGCCCATTCATTCTTCTTCGCAAAATAG